Proteins found in one Zea mays cultivar B73 chromosome 1, Zm-B73-REFERENCE-NAM-5.0, whole genome shotgun sequence genomic segment:
- the LOC100281545 gene encoding uncharacterized protein isoform X1, with protein sequence MAHDEPGFAYADYFAAAAGAVATFVPEVDVGGGGEEGLHLYGLQPHHQQPGVEMYGARGHMPPAAMMAAHGGKAALGLDVASPVVGGHFGDDHLRQALQAPLSLSLHDDGTADAAPLALHHHHHHLGGVPQAQQHQPPGAWPQPQQQGAWHLRGSRFLRPTQQLLQEFCTLPVDTVTSTPAKPASVEDGVGSSSSAAAPSQQIIQAMDAAELQRLKAKLYAMLQEVERRYRRYREQMRAVAGSFEAVAGERAAAAYTRLAQRTISRHFRSVRDGVAAQMQAVRRALGEKDADDGGVVPAAAGMMANKGETTPRLRVIDQCLRQHRAYQTGVVLESQPWRPQRGLPERAVSILRAWMFEHFLHPYPSDVDKHILARQTGLSRSQVSNWFINARVRLWKPMVEEMYSEEMKDPKEGACSNANSSVNTGAGYASEELGQPLGHGGACGGVDEQKPTRAQLVHDAGSLASAVSIGSSRDQQQISSINFRMMDHLDFDAYSGDPAAAGGPAAGFGGAGASGGVSLTLGLQQHADGDPHGGVNIAFAAAPSAAHEFLFMAGGGEHRMVAAGAVHPSSSHGHGQFAASMQGDSAGVASSHYHRGLGAATGFQLLHDLAG encoded by the exons ATGGCGCATGATGAGCCAGGTTTCGCGTACGCGGACTACTTCGCGGCGGCGGCCGGCGCCGTGGCGACGTTCGTGCCGGAGGTggacgtcggcggcggcggggaggAGGGTCTTCACCTCTACGGCCTGCAGCCGCACCACCAGCAGCCCGGGGTGGAGATGTACGGGGCCAGGGGCCACATGCCGCCGGCCGCGATGATGGCGGCGCACGGCGGCAAGGCCGCGCTCGGTCTCGACGTCGCTTCTCCCGTCGTCGGCGGGCACTTCGGGGACGACCACCTCCGGCAGGCTCTCCAGGCGCCGCTGTCGCTGTCGCTCCACGACGACGGGACCGCCGACGCCGCGCCGCTGGcgctgcaccaccaccaccaccatctcgGCGGCGTACCGCAGGCGCAGCAGCACCAGCCGCCGGGGGCGTGGCCACAGCCGCAGCAGCAGGGCGCGTGGCACCTGCGCGGCTCCAGGTTCCTGCGCCCGACGCAGCAGCTGCTGCAGGAGTTCTGCACCCTGCCCGTGGACACCGTCACCAGCACGCCCGCGAAGCCAGCGAGCGTGGAGGACGGCGTCGGCTCCTCGTCCTCGGCGGCGGCCCCGTCGCAGCAGATAATCCAGGCCATGGATGCGGCCGAGCTGCAGAGGCTCAAAGCCAAGCTCTACGCCATGCTCCAAGAG GTGGAGAGAAGGTACCGGAGGTACCGGGAGCAGATGAGGGCCGTGGCGGGGTCCTTCGAGGCGGTGGCcggggagcgggcggcggcggcgtacACGAGGCTGGCGCAGCGGACGATATCCAGGCACTTCCGGAGCGTGAGGGACGGAGTGGCGGCGCAGATGCAGGCGGTGCGCCGGGCGCTCGGCGAGAAGGACGCGGACGACGGCGGCGTCGTCCCGGCGGCGGCCGGGATGATGGCCAACAAGGGGGAGACCACGCCCAGGCTGCGGGTCATCGACCAGTGCCTGCGGCAGCACCGGGCGTACCAGACCGGCGTCGTCCTCGAGAGCCAGCCGTGGAGACCGCAGCGCGGCCTGCCGGAGCGCGCCGTCTCCATCCTCCGGGCGTGGATGTTCGAGCACTTCTTGCACCC GTATCCAAGCGACGTGGACAAGCACATCCTGGCGCGCCAGACCGGCCTGTCACGCAGCCAA GTCTCCAACTGGTTCATCAACGCGAGGGTTAGGCTGTGGAAGCCGATGGTGGAGGAGATGTACTCGGAGGAGATGAAGGACCCCAAGGAGGGCGCCTGCAGTAACGCGAACAGCAGCGTGAACACTGGCGCCGGCTACGCCTCCGAGGAGCTAGGGCAGCCGCTGGGGCACGGGGGCGCCTGTGGTGGCGTGGACGAGCAGAAGCCGACGCGGGCGCAGCTGGTCCACGACGCCGGGTCGCTAGCATCAGCCGTCAGCATCGGCAGCAGCAGGGACCAGCAGCAGATCAGCAGCATCAACTTCCGCATGATGGACCACCTCGACTTCGACGCGTACAGCGGCGACCCCGCCGCGGCCGGCGGGCCAGCAGCTGGGTTCGGTGGTGCTGGTGCTTCCGGCGGCGTGTCGCTCACGCTCGGGCTGCAGCAGCACGCCGACGGCGACCCCCACGGCGGCGTCAACATCGCGTTCGCCGCGGCTCCGTCGGCCGCGCACGAGTTCCTGTTCATGGCAGGCGGCGGCGAGCATCGGATGGTCGCGGCTGGCGCCGTGCACCCGTCGTCGTCCCACGGCCACGGTCAGTTCGCCGCCAGCATGCAAGGCGACAGCGCCGGTGTGGCCTCCTCGCACTACCACCGGGGCCTCGGCGCCGCCACTGGGTTCCAGCTCCTCCATGACCTGGCCGGCTGA